The genomic interval agaactatttcaagggaattacttTAAGGTGGATTGTTTGCAAAGATTGGTAAATTGAGATATGCAGCCAGTATTACTCCTCAAAACGTACTAAATGTGATTCAAATGGAAAAGCATCTTGCAAGGGGACTATTTAGCATGGGGAAAGCGAGGTAGTTTGTCTTTATTCTTCCATGTCATATATTGTAAACtcagcttttttttcttcaaggCCGTGTTGGCGGGGAGCGCTATACCCACTCTGGCGGTGCGGCGCAGTACGTGTGTCTCCCCGAGAAACCCCAGTACATAAACTACGACCCGGGACATCAGAACAGCGGCTACATGTACGGCGCCGAGTATGAAGTCTATGACCGCAGGCTCCTCACACGTGGAAGAGCCCTACATGACCACGATGTCCCGTGCGCCGTGTGTTACGTCCCGTCCCGCAGCACCCAGCTCATGATACCCGCAGTCGCCCGCTGTCCCGCGGGATGGTCCCGCGAGTACTACGGCTACCTGATGACGGAGTATCACGGTCACAAGCACTCAAGTCAGTTCGTGTGCGTGGATCACAATGCCGAGTATGTCCCGGGCACTAGCGTTAACCATGAAGGAGCCCTGCTGTACCCCGTGGAAGGGAGGTGTGGGTCACTACCGTGTGCCCCGTATGTAGATGGGCGTGAGCTGACATGCGTAGTCTGCACCAAGTGATTCTTGTAACTCACAACAGCTGCATGactgataaaaataaaataactgtaAGGTGTGTCTTTTCGTTCACATCTGTTGTATGACTGATTGAAGGATAATTAAAGATAAATGTGACGGGTATAGACAGTGTTTCTCGTTTTGAATGCGACTTATTGGGTGAGCAGATGTGCAAATGGATATTAGAAATCTGAGTAATATAGGGACCGCTAGACGTTCTATGTACCCCACAGGGTTGCTTCCCACGTTTGGTTGTAGGGGAGGGGTCTTTTGCTTCTCACGTTTGCAAAGCATAGCGTTTGATTACACCCTTTTAAATACGAATATGATATGAAACAGCATGATGTTAACATCATCACAAGATATTAAATAAAGACCGATAGCTCTAAAGGACCTAAAGGTCTTACTTGAATTTTAATGTTGTATCTGAGTCTTTCATTATGACGTTGCCTGTCTTTAATAGTGGGAGCAAATGGAAGCAAATGACATTAAACAAATATAATTTGAGAGGCGGGGAAGACAAATATTAATGTTTTGGCAGTTTTGATGTGACTACTAAATGgttttatattttatgttaTCGCACTCATTTTAAAGTAATCCAATATCCGCTCTCCTttattcaatttcaatcaatcTTAAGAAAATTAAAAGGCTCTCCTTTTGTCTGTACAATCTGTCCGAAACACAGCTCGATGAAGTCAACGGTAGAGCCAGATAGTCACATGATTACCGCAGACTAATCTCGACACGGCCAGCAGCATGTTACGGGAGTTCGAAGCACTTAACACtctacggaacagatgctcatttgcatgagccactgtccggcgtcctcgattccatgcgacgccattttaAGTTATCGTTTTCACAGGGATGAGATAACTTATCAAGTTTTCTACCTAGCTCAATGATAATTAACCCAAGCCTGTTCTTGAGCACAACTTTGAAACATTTCAAAGTTTAGCGTGAGCTCCTTTTCTAACCGAATtcttacacatttttttttaaggaaacgcaccaaaaatattgatatggtggAAGAGAGCTTCTGAGGAGAAATGCGACCGAACAGTGCATTACGGGGTTTGAATAACTAAGGCTGTTTTACTCGAAGTTTCTAAGCTGATCGCCAAACTTTGTAAATCATTCACAATAACATGATCATTTCTTACAAATTTTAAAGATCGGACGTATTTGGTTCTTTTCTTCACTAAAAGTGAAATGTAACAAAGGCTGCCTGATTTGCAGTCCCCGcactcccccatccccccccaaacacacacacacaacggccgaaagtctactttcggttctcaatagacttACTAGCCAATTCCAACAATAAACGTTTCGTGAAGATAGTGCAAAGGCACTTAATAAATcactttgttctttcgggggtggtcagatttttatcagaaaactcactccCTCCACCCCCTAGACAAATCGGATGTcgcaccccccaagaaaaatcctgggtacgggccaaTTGGGTAGACAAGTGCCTTTGCTAGTCAAGCGGCATTCGTTTCTAGCGCTTGGAGACAACAAGGCAGATTTGGCACGATTCTTGTCGGAGGAGCTGATTGCGAACCCACCCCCAAATATCACACTTGTTGCTGTCGGTGGTTGTGAAAGGGAGGATGCAGATACGAGAATTATCCTGCTAGCGGTCAATCCGATTGGATATGTCCGCAATATTGTAGTGTCTGCTCGAGATACAGATGTACTGCTCCTGCTCTCAGCTCATCGCTCAAAGATCACGTCGAAAGTATGGATTTGGGCGGATACAGCAAAGAAACCTGCAAACATCCCCATGGAGGATGTGTTACTACATTTGCAAAAGGGGTTTGTTGATGCCTTGCTGCCTTTTCGCGCTATAACAGGATGCGACAGCACATTATACTTTGCAGGTCACTCCAAGAAGACAGCAAGGGAGCCCTTCAGCCCCATTTTGACCTTCTGATGTCTTTAGGAGACGGAGAACTTGAGGAGCAAAGCATCACTTCTGGGGAAGCGTTCGTCTGTCATGTTTATGGAACCTCGGAGAACACTCTAGACAGGCTTGTGTCTAGTTGTCTGTGAAGGATAGTCGCCAATAGAGACTTCCACCAACCAGTGATGCCTTTAGATTTCATGCAATGCAGTCAAACTACGTCGCGAAGCCAATTTTCAGCGGAAGGCACCGGATGGAAAGTTGTGGTAGACGACCAGCTTGTCCCAGTCTCGATGTCGCTAGACCAAAGGTGTGCATGGAGATGCTGTCTGTAAGTGTAGCACTGGTTGCTTAATATTGCGATGCAAATACAGGACCAAGACCAAAGTTGTCAGCACAGACTTTGTCGGTTGCAAGAAAACTGGTGACGGATGCTGCATTAATTCATGTTAAAGTCAGAACTGTTTTTTCTAGTCAATTAACGTGCCGCAGATTCGAGTATGTTTCTTtccttaaagttcttaaaacctttcccttatatcaatctagccaaaacaaagcatagactAACTtttaaattctgaaaagggaatttaatttaattgaaatttgaattttctacagatctttgaaaattttcctggccgcgcgaaaggagattgaatagAGTGAAGTTTTTGCGGGAAAATCTGgaacaacgtattttccttaaatacgttaaaattcagagacggcaataccacaaaatattgttgaagtgttttctattgcaatgctacccacaatgaagcgaagaataattttttgtcgagaattgtatgcgaaaaaagaaaatatcgttttgttgtaggtttcaaaaacagcgcgcgctcgtgagaatgtcgccattcttgattgcgaatgcagcgcgcgcgcacaatgcaaaaataattggaagactaaaaaatatctgctaaattttgcagatttgtttcctgaagttaaataatcatttgactaccaggttgagatataaagatgacggtaaaagttgtaaccacacaacgttcctcagcaataactaagaagacatgaagacgggaatcggtttagcgcgcgcatatgttttctcatgtaatttggtaataataataactttattccaATCAATACCAATACAGGTATATTAggataatatacaaagtatgtTGGCTTATATGCTTATCCtctattcataatatttaattacatCATCACAAAATCTCAGGACTAGGCTCGTAATGGAGTCATCTGTTAAGCtcataatatacaaaaaaaggtcttttagccttaacagtttgaaagagttattgattgcaaatagatcattaaaaaatactcgACGTATATCATTGACAAAGTCGCATTCCATTAAGGTATGGTATTCATCCCCAACCttattttttcacatttttcacaAATCCTTAATTCATAAGGTAAATTTTTATAGCGGCCTGTTTCAATTGCTAGTTTTTGTGCCGAGACACGCAATCTAGTCATAGATTGTCGGCGTCTAACATTAGCTTCTGATAAATAATTTTCTAGTTTAAAATTTGTCTTGATCTTGCAATAAGTGCGTAGCTTTCCACTATTTTGATAACTGTGCCTGGGTTTTCCAAAATGTTGCATAACTTTTATATAGtacttttttaatatattttcctaGGGTATGAATTTGTTGGCCTTCGGTATCTATTTCCTGTAGTGTCTTTAAATCACACCAAGCAAATAGGGAATTGATAAACCTTACAGGAACATTAGATGTTGAAGATAAGCAGATCTTCGCCGTTTCCCCCACTAAGGTGTTTTCATATATCCTACTTTTTATTCGGCACCAATATTTTGCCACCAGGGAAGAAATTTGTACTATTAGTGGGGCTTTTCCCTGTTCTCCATATATAGTTAAATTTGTAGTTTTTGAGTGGGCTCCTAGTATACGCTTGAAAAACTTCAGTTGTAGTTTTTCGAAATCATTGGATACTTTGAAAAATTTAGTCTAAAAAATTTCATAAGATGAAGCCCTTGCTAAAAGGCATGTACCCCAAATTTCACAACCGTACAGTAATACTGGTACAACGAGGGACGAAAACAATTTCAACAGTACTTGTATTGACACATTTTCAACATTTGACAGACGTTTAAAAAACAGTGGTATACACGTGTGGCTTTGTTGTACCGACTTTTTAGGGCACTTTTAAAATTTCCCGAGGAATGAAACTTCAGACCTAGATATGTGTATTCGTCTACACATTCTAATGGCTCTCCACCGTAGTCCCATTTACCTGTTGTAAATTGCCGCCGGTATTGTTGGGGACCAAAAACTAatactttatattttttcatatgaaCTGTGAGCTTCAATTTATCTGCGTACATTTTTAGTTTCTGGAGGCAATTTTCTAGACCGGTGGCTGAGTCGGATAGTATAACCAAATCATCAGCATAGAGGAGACAGTTAAGTTTTGATGTATTATCGAGTTTTACTGGGTCGCACGATGAAGAGAATATTTCTGGAATATCATTGATAAAGATGTTGAAAAGGGTTGGGCTTAGGTTGCATCCCTGCTTCACCCCAACGTGAGAAGAAAAGGTAGGCGTTATACCCTGGTCTAGCTTAACTGATGATCTAACATCTGAATACATACTTTGTAAAAGGGTGATAAATCTTCCGCTACACCCTATTTTTATTAGTTTGTAAAGTAAACCCTCTCGTATGCTTTTTTAAAGTCGATAAAACACGTAAAAAGTGGTTTGTGGCTTGATTTATAAGAGTCAATTAGGGTTTTTAGTACTAATAAATGGTCGGTCGTGCGAAAGCCCTTTCTAAAACCGATATCTATTaaagattttatattttttcagaaATTTTGTAAGGCGGCCGTTTATGATCAGTGTGAAAAACTTCCCGAGGCAGCTACTTATAGCGATTCCTCTATAGTTTCCCGGATCACATTTATCACCTGATTTGTGTAATGGTACAATATAACCCTTTGACCAGCTCTTAGGAAATACCCCCTGTGTTAGCACAGTTTTTTTGACATCTCagttggttgacatctcgatctacctcacaaatgactggacccgggcctttcagttcacggcctttttcccaaaggttgaccaaaatacctcaaaattacagatttgagttattcgcgcgaacgcgtgttttatagggtcaatacgaaccacataccatttggaagatgaaaatataaagaattgacaaagtctatcaactctgaaaggttatatgaaCTTTAAGACCTGCAACGCCCGAAAGAGACTCTAAATGGATGTACTCCAAACCCCCATATATG from Nematostella vectensis chromosome 14, jaNemVect1.1, whole genome shotgun sequence carries:
- the LOC116610685 gene encoding short-chain collagen C4, whose protein sequence is MKTHLLSHLVVLWCVVFCALASGKAIQDRELGKLDEPDHQVEKRAGLIDELEKRLKSLEKKMNALFLGGATVPWLRGRDGRDGKPGRDGKDGKPGVNGLRGPKGAPGGRGRIGARGPPGPRGSSGVQYVRWGKTSCPSSARLVYKGRVGGERYTHSGGAAQYVCLPEKPQYINYDPGHQNSGYMYGAEYEVYDRRLLTRGRALHDHDVPCAVCYVPSRSTQLMIPAVARCPAGWSREYYGYLMTEYHGHKHSSQFVCVDHNAEYVPGTSVNHEGALLYPVEGRCGSLPCAPYVDGRELTCVVCTK